AACAGGGAGACCGCGTGACCGCGCCcgcgtctcggagcatcacgtgatcatcctctgcgcgcgcatcagaggaccacgtgacctctgaGAGCTGAGGACACGCCCCTCAGACTCAACAATTTAGTTTCCAGGTAAGTTttttagatatatatatatatatatacacacacacacatacacaattcCCAACGTCATTCTGGCCCCTCCAAATCCATAGATTATCTTCAGCTTCTTTCATTTCAACTGTTTTGGTCAAGTGCATACAACATCACTGTTGTATAAAGGCAATGGTTTATATGGCCAGTTAGAATTGGGACAGAGTTTACATTTCAAGATGATCCAGAGGAACCATTTAGCAAAACCTTTTTCTGGTTTTGAAGGCATGCTTATGCGTGGGAAGTGAGTATCACTGGCAACACCATCACTTCCTGCGTATTCCTCATTCCCCCGAGGAGGTAACGGTGAAATGTAGTCCCATAGTTTATGTGCAACGGTCttgggaggggagcaccattccCTCAGCTGCACGGTTGTTTGGATAGTCTGGGCACATTGTTTAGAGGCATTAATATCCAGTGCAGAAGTCACCATTGCATGCAGACCTCAGAGGTTTAGTTGCAATCGGTAAAATTAAAGGAAATGTATGAGAGGAGTTTTAAGATATTGACCCTGTGGTGGTGCTGATGAAATGGTGATATACTTCCAGATCATAATAATGTTTGACTCAAAGGGAAACCTGCTGATTGTGGGGTTCCCCTCACCTGTTACCCTTATACTTCCAAGCGAAAAAGATTTCAGGTTTAAATGatactgtcaaaggagccttggtctGCATCATCCACTGTACATTATGGTTGGTGTACACTGCTGCCGCTGTATACTGATGGTAGATGCAGTGATTGTTTCAGATGATGGATGGGCTGTGGACattgttgagtgttgttggagctgcactcagccAAGTGGGAAGTATGCCATTGCACTCCTGACCTCTGCCTTGTAGATGTTagaacaggttttggggagttgcCAGATAATTAATGATATCTTTTAATATGAGTTCTGTAAATGTTGCAGTAGGTTTTCAAAATAAATATGTGTGGTCTACACAAAGCAATATAGAAACAAGTTACTGTGCATCTGTTTTTAACATGACATTTGGTATCTGTTTCTACAGGTTGCATTTGCACAAGGAAGTACATCAAATCACACTGAAGATGTGAAATTTAGAGGAACTAAAAACACACACAAGCATGTCTTAATAAAAAGCAACAAGATATCGCCCCTAAGCCAGTGGATGATGCAGACTCTGCCAAGTACAGGGAATTCGACTCTTCTGGGATTTCCATACTCCTCACCAGTCTCTTACTCCAAACAGGATCTTTGGGATTGGTTGGGAAATATATCGGATCAACATGAAGACCCCCAGTCTCGAGTCAAGAGACGTCCAATTGTTAAAACGGGGAAATTTAAGAAAATGTTTGGATGGGGCGACTTTTATTCAAACATCAAAACCGTGAAATTAAACCTCCTCATCACTGGAAAAATCGTAGACCATGGAAATGGTACGTTCAGTGTGTACTTCCGTCACAATTCCACCGGCCAGGGAAATATTTCAGTCAGCCTTGTGCCACCCACAAAAGCAGTCGAATTTGACCTGGCTCAACAAACAATAATTGACGCCAaagattcaaaaatatttaacTGCCGTGTCGAATATGAAAAAATTGACAGAGCGAAAAAGACTGCACTGTGTAATTATGACCCGTCCAAGACTTGTTACCAGGAACAGACACAAAGCCATGTGTCCTGGATCTGTTCCAAACCCTTTAAAGTTATATGTATCTACATTTCATTTTACAGCACAGACTATAGACTGGTGCAGAAGGTGTGTCCTGATTATAATTACCACAGTGACACTCCCTACTTTCCATCTGGATGAAGCAGAGGGGGTGgggaaatgtatttttttttaacaacatgtGGATTTGGAATGATTAGCAGATTGACTCGCACACTAAAGGTCTTGGTGATAACAGTTTAGTAACGGTTGTTAAAAGTGTTCTGTGCCTGTTATTACAGCATTGTGCAGCTCTACAAGTGGCAGTAATAAtgtctaaaaaaaaatccaccacAAAAATATTCACAAAAGTTAATGTGGAATATCAACTTTCATGGGACACTTCAACAGTTGGTGTCTGTTTCTGTCCCATTGGTGATAAATATTCATGGTGAGAAGAGCTTCAGACTCATGTCGAAAATAGTTTATAGTCTATGAAATAGTCCGGGTGACAAAAATAGCAAGATATTTGACCAATCATTACCTAATAATCATCTAAAATCTTACTTAATGATTTGATATCAAAGCTTCTAAATAATTTTGCAGGTAGACAAAGTACATTACATTAATAGTAAAATGGATGAATAATTAAATAATTGCCTCCTCCATTAACTGAGGACACTGGTAAATTGTAGATATTATGTAAAATGCCCACATGTCGAAACAACTTCCACTCAACATGTCTTGTTTAATAATCTCTGCTTCTCCCTGTCCCTGATGTGCCTGTTACCTTCATAGCATAGTTTTATAGGTCAGGCAGAATTAATATTACATTATTTATCATAGCATCTGGATAACAGTGATTGAAAACTTATAGTAAAGGGAAGATGTCAAAGTAGGCGAGCTCATTAACTTAGTGttcattttcctttctctttgtCGAATTGAAACATTCTTCCTCATGCTGTTAATTTTTACCCTTCATGAATAACATTGGTTTGTGAGTATATTTGCCACTAAGCCACTTTAGCAGTCAGTTAATGTCTTTGACCAAAAGAAATACAATATTCTATTACATTATTAACTACAGTCTTCTAGTTTACTTATTTTAAGATAAAAATTGGGGctgggggtgaaagagagagagatgtaaaTGCACATTTAGTATCTCTTCAAGAAATTAACTAATGCATGAAGATGAGGATAAGGTTGTGGTCAATGGAGCTGTCACCTGCTGTGCATGTAATAACAATAAGGGAGTCTTGGAGGTCTGGAAAGGATGTGAGTACCAATAACAGCACAAGTATTTTAACTATTATACATAATGCCATTGTTTGCACTGAGAAATGCTCTCTTCCACACTGTGTATGTAAACTGGTACGTCTCTGTTGTGTGTACGTGTTCACTTCCACTATTTGCTCAGTTACTCAAAAAGAGGAAAACCTGAGAAGACAAATTCTTAATGAACTTTACTTGTCAGTCAAAAGATGGAAACCAGTTTGAGCCAATTTTTTCCCACCATTTTTGTTTCTCAGAAGAAtacccagacagccaaatttgTGTAAACATATTCAATGTTAGCTGGTAGTATTAGTAAAATGCACTATACACCGTATATGAGAACGTTTCATAAGGCAACTCTTTCTGAATAAATAGTATCTGTAATTTTTTGAAGAAACGCTATCAAATCCTAAGAAGGTACTTACTGGTGGAGTAATTGCACGTACCTAGGCCACCCACCTGTCATCTCATGACAGATAACATCAGTGTGACTACCTTCTTGAGGAAACTCGCAACTATCGAAACTTTAGAGATTTCTGATTTGTAATTGGAGATCATGAGGGCTATGAAGCTTCCCTCTGGATAGTTCCAACCTCACCAATAGCTGAGGTGAAAGTTATTAACTCACCTTGAGCTCAGTTGGTTAGATTGGTCCTGTCGAGCACCTAACTTGTGGTTGATGTTGTTGAATTAATTAAATACCAAATAGTAGCCCTTCTTGCCATGGTGGAATGAGACAATGACCTGCTTCCCACTTTGAGTTTCAGCACACAGGCATGTTTGCAAATGGATAGACGTAATATTTATTAGTTCTGAGACTGCAAGCATTCAGCACTGACTAGAATTTGGACCTTCCTTTCTCTATTGGATGAGTTGAACTACTTCTTGTCTGGGTCATGATGTGACGCAGGAGAAGGTAGCAATGTCATGGAAAGGTGCACTCCAAACATAATCATTATGTCTCCTTCAGCCAATAAGGGAACAACAATGCTTGTCAGCATTACCATCCTTATTTAACGGTTAAAATAGAGGGAACTGTGACGCTGAAAATAATTAAGGTTTCTTTTTCAAGCTGTATAACTCAGGACATTCATCAGAAATCTCCCCTTCAACTCATGCTTTATCATCACTACCACGATCAGCGGTGCTGGACCACATTAATCTATCATACTTACTAATGACAAGCATCATCAATCAATAAAATATTAACCTAGGTGTGTCTAATCAAATAATGAAGCAATATGTCTGATCAAAGTCTGTAACAATCAATCTTTCAGATCCACGACATTTTATTTGGCCACCAATGACAGCTGTAAAAGAAGTGTAGTCGCCATAGAACCATGACATGATGATCTTATTCACCTCATAAAATTTCAGTCACTTGAAGTGTGATATAACAATGACTGTTAATAAGTGATTTTTATGCTGTTCAAAAAATGAACAGCTATAAACCTTCACCTACATCAATGATAAACATATAACACTGGAGAAACAGATATGAAAACCTAAGTTTATTGAATAGGCATCACAATATGATCAAAAATAAGTCTTTGAGTTTATTTTTAAGTGTTACTGAACCACAAATGCTACAGCTCATCAGATTCAGATCAATTGTGAAACTCGGGTGGATTGCCCAATTCCCCTCACTGAGGTCAGATGCCTTAACTGTACATCAGAAATCCTGTGGTGATTCAGGATTCATAAAATCTACCTACAACACCAAATTATTGACGCATCATAAAGCAGGAAAAGCAGACAAGGGAAAAAGATAATCAAGTTTACATTATATAGCTTTTTTGACATTCCCAGAACACCTCAAAATGCCTCAAGAGCCAATAAATTATTTTTTAGATATTTTCCGA
Above is a window of Hemiscyllium ocellatum isolate sHemOce1 chromosome 32, sHemOce1.pat.X.cur, whole genome shotgun sequence DNA encoding:
- the LOC132830801 gene encoding neurexophilin-1-like, yielding MRVSHWSAVVSLQLCLYLVAFAQGSTSNHTEDVKFRGTKNTHKHVLIKSNKISPLSQWMMQTLPSTGNSTLLGFPYSSPVSYSKQDLWDWLGNISDQHEDPQSRVKRRPIVKTGKFKKMFGWGDFYSNIKTVKLNLLITGKIVDHGNGTFSVYFRHNSTGQGNISVSLVPPTKAVEFDLAQQTIIDAKDSKIFNCRVEYEKIDRAKKTALCNYDPSKTCYQEQTQSHVSWICSKPFKVICIYISFYSTDYRLVQKVCPDYNYHSDTPYFPSG